The following proteins are encoded in a genomic region of Thermococcus pacificus:
- a CDS encoding DUF257 family protein — translation MCDNRTITLEEFLSRLVRGEDVIIEYHSDEPVHILLLELLRETERKGGAVIIDELDQLHVFRVHLELSGLKTSPIDHSPVIKMGGIIDTGNVIGKIDMSKEPAVRKRYYEELLQKTGNPPFRVIVGFDKVLLRYENDPKEREKIFGHMVRPHIGSSERVAIYIVNRDLVNETTIKELREHATRVLKSEFNGEGFTLRVVKSIFPGEYGWTVSVPIKGNE, via the coding sequence ATGTGCGATAATCGAACTATAACATTGGAAGAATTTCTGTCACGCTTGGTGAGGGGGGAAGACGTCATCATTGAGTATCACTCGGATGAACCTGTCCACATTCTCCTCCTGGAACTGCTCAGGGAGACGGAGAGAAAAGGAGGCGCTGTTATAATAGATGAACTCGACCAGCTTCACGTTTTCAGGGTCCACTTGGAACTCTCTGGGTTGAAGACTTCCCCAATAGACCACTCACCGGTCATCAAGATGGGCGGCATCATCGATACCGGAAACGTCATCGGGAAGATAGACATGAGCAAAGAGCCAGCCGTACGGAAGAGATACTACGAGGAACTTCTCCAGAAGACCGGAAATCCTCCTTTCAGGGTTATAGTCGGCTTTGATAAAGTTCTTCTCAGGTATGAAAACGACCCCAAGGAAAGGGAGAAGATATTCGGCCACATGGTTAGGCCTCACATTGGGAGCAGCGAAAGGGTTGCCATTTACATCGTCAACAGGGATCTGGTAAATGAGACCACGATAAAAGAGCTGCGGGAGCACGCCACCCGTGTCCTCAAAAGCGAGTTCAATGGAGAGGGGTTCACTTTGAGGGTCGTCAAGTCCATCTTTCCAGGGGAGTACGGGTGGACGGTGAGTGTCCCAATAAAGGGGAACGAATAA
- a CDS encoding alanyl-tRNA editing protein produces MTRKLYYEDAYLKEAKAKVLEVRENALLLDQTIFYPTGGGQPHDKGTINGVEVLDVYKDDAGNVWHVVAEPERFKVGDEVELKIDWDYRYRLMRIHSAMHLLEHVLNEVLPGEWELYGSGMSAEKGRYDIVYPENVNQYKEQIIETFNRYVDEGGEMKIWWEGETRYTQIRDFEVIPCGGTHVRDIKEIGHLKKLKRSSLGKGKQRIEIWLE; encoded by the coding sequence GTGACGAGGAAGCTCTACTACGAGGACGCCTACCTGAAGGAGGCCAAAGCAAAGGTTCTGGAAGTCAGGGAGAATGCCCTCCTGCTCGACCAGACGATTTTCTACCCGACCGGCGGTGGCCAGCCCCACGACAAGGGGACGATAAACGGGGTCGAAGTCCTTGACGTCTACAAGGACGATGCCGGAAACGTCTGGCACGTCGTTGCCGAGCCTGAGAGGTTCAAGGTTGGGGATGAAGTCGAGCTCAAAATCGACTGGGACTACAGGTACAGGTTGATGAGGATCCACAGCGCGATGCACCTGCTGGAGCACGTCCTCAACGAAGTCCTTCCGGGGGAGTGGGAGCTTTACGGCAGTGGAATGAGCGCCGAGAAGGGCCGCTACGACATAGTCTATCCCGAGAACGTCAACCAGTACAAGGAACAGATAATCGAGACCTTCAACCGCTACGTCGACGAGGGCGGCGAGATGAAGATATGGTGGGAAGGGGAGACGCGCTACACCCAGATAAGGGACTTCGAGGTCATTCCCTGCGGCGGGACCCACGTGAGGGACATAAAGGAGATAGGGCACCTGAAGAAGCTCAAGCGCTCCAGCCTCGGAAAAGGGAAACAGAGGATTGAGATATGGCTTGAGTGA
- a CDS encoding exodeoxyribonuclease VII small subunit, with the protein MKKVLAAIFAAILLTSFVGPGFVSAGDEVQVYKQGFTLKIALMPNGSANITMTSVLLGPKEAIDKQRETILNETQNGNMTIEEAIKKFEQEQLARYIQGLTQAGVKLVNESMKSYGIEEGNNITLVFNAIALDYAKYYSYDHHWEVWVDPTRGYASMMVPDTGFPFGIESNNTFIVVLPPNATLLSYPKPFVKQYNQSRFVVGSSVEGNTVVVRSHIYIEPWLTPDGYKTLFGDYNDYYIRYETPYEGVEHYDKSVTNEYVTLNIYSNGTVRLHMKDEYVEPLRDVITRKAEIVSYGVKNVTEYILRTYSLALGYQGAIVDGGKVTILGLNETTAPLVIDAEYTLRNFTKYENGSYVYTFDPTLGMANGLTSRVEYEVNNTLYLTLNLSEGGDFLEIPSNISREVKGNRFTMTVVRNGNILRITSNVYLRYGAQPEDVKELLANYTSATVRYTLPAEGTGGGMSSTQKVIATVVAALLIVGAIAFWKRR; encoded by the coding sequence ATGAAAAAAGTCCTTGCGGCCATATTCGCCGCGATTCTCCTGACGTCCTTCGTTGGGCCGGGTTTCGTCTCGGCCGGGGACGAGGTTCAGGTTTACAAGCAGGGCTTCACCCTCAAGATAGCCCTTATGCCCAACGGCAGCGCCAACATAACCATGACCAGTGTCCTGCTTGGCCCGAAGGAAGCTATTGACAAGCAGAGGGAGACTATACTCAACGAGACTCAGAACGGCAACATGACGATCGAAGAGGCCATAAAGAAGTTCGAGCAGGAGCAGCTGGCCAGGTACATCCAGGGTCTCACCCAGGCGGGCGTCAAACTGGTGAACGAGAGCATGAAGTCATACGGCATAGAAGAGGGCAACAACATAACCCTTGTCTTCAACGCGATAGCCCTGGACTACGCCAAGTACTATTCCTACGATCATCACTGGGAGGTCTGGGTTGATCCAACGAGGGGCTACGCCTCCATGATGGTTCCCGACACGGGCTTTCCCTTTGGTATAGAGTCAAACAACACCTTCATCGTCGTCCTCCCGCCTAACGCCACGCTACTCAGTTACCCAAAGCCCTTCGTCAAGCAGTACAACCAGAGCCGCTTCGTGGTCGGGTCGAGTGTAGAGGGGAACACCGTCGTCGTGCGCTCCCACATATACATAGAGCCCTGGCTGACCCCGGACGGCTACAAAACACTCTTTGGAGATTACAATGACTACTACATCCGCTATGAGACCCCCTACGAGGGAGTCGAACACTACGATAAGAGTGTAACCAACGAGTACGTTACCCTCAACATCTACTCCAACGGCACCGTGAGGCTCCACATGAAGGACGAGTACGTTGAGCCTCTCAGGGACGTTATCACCAGGAAGGCAGAGATAGTCTCCTACGGCGTCAAGAACGTGACGGAGTACATACTGAGGACCTACTCCCTGGCCCTTGGATACCAGGGTGCCATAGTGGACGGTGGCAAGGTCACCATTCTCGGACTCAACGAGACCACCGCGCCCCTAGTCATCGACGCCGAGTACACCCTCAGAAACTTCACCAAGTACGAGAACGGCTCCTACGTCTACACCTTCGACCCCACCCTCGGAATGGCTAACGGCCTGACCTCCAGGGTCGAGTACGAGGTGAACAACACCCTATACCTGACGCTCAACCTCTCTGAGGGAGGCGATTTCCTGGAGATACCCTCCAACATAAGCCGCGAGGTGAAGGGCAACCGCTTCACAATGACCGTGGTCAGGAACGGCAACATCCTCAGGATAACCTCGAACGTTTACCTACGCTACGGGGCCCAGCCGGAGGACGTGAAGGAGCTCCTGGCCAACTACACCAGTGCCACCGTCAGATACACCCTGCCGGCTGAGGGAACCGGGGGCGGAATGAGCAGCACCCAGAAGGTTATAGCAACTGTCGTCGCGGCCCTGCTCATAGTAGGGGCCATAGCCTTCTGGAAGAGGCGCTGA
- a CDS encoding dicarboxylate/amino acid:cation symporter has translation MGLLRKYLDYPVLWKILWGLILGAIVGLALGKAGYADAVKVYIKPFGDLFVRLLKMLVMPIVLASLVVGAASISPARLGRVGVKIVLYYLLTSAFAVFFGLLMGNLFRVGTGISLGTGEGKAIEATRPSLVTTLLNIVPTNPFASLSNGEVLPVIFFAIILGIALTYLINRDDERVRTAGTTLLRAFDGLAEAMYLIVAGVMQYAPIGVFALIAYVMAEQGTKVVGPLAKVVVAVYIGLILQIVLVYFVLLKVFGIDPLKFLKKAKDAMLTAFVTRSSSGALPVTMRVAEEMGIDRGIFSFTLPLGATINMDGTALYQGVTVLFVANAIGYPLTLGQQLTVVLTAVLASIGTAGVPGAGAIMLAMVLQSVGLDLTAGSPVALAYAMILGIDAILDMGRTMVNVTGDLTGTTIVAKTEGELDESAWKD, from the coding sequence ATGGGGCTCTTGAGAAAATACCTGGACTATCCGGTTCTGTGGAAGATACTCTGGGGCCTTATCCTCGGTGCCATCGTTGGTCTAGCCCTTGGAAAGGCAGGTTACGCCGATGCAGTTAAGGTGTACATCAAACCCTTTGGTGACCTCTTTGTCCGCCTGTTGAAGATGTTAGTGATGCCGATAGTGCTGGCCTCTCTCGTCGTCGGTGCGGCGAGCATAAGCCCGGCAAGGCTCGGAAGGGTCGGCGTGAAGATAGTGCTCTACTACCTCCTCACGTCGGCCTTCGCCGTGTTCTTCGGCCTGCTGATGGGCAACCTCTTCAGGGTCGGCACGGGCATAAGCCTCGGCACCGGAGAGGGGAAGGCTATAGAGGCAACCCGGCCATCGCTCGTGACGACACTGCTCAACATAGTGCCAACGAACCCCTTTGCATCCCTCTCAAACGGCGAGGTTCTCCCTGTTATCTTCTTCGCCATAATCCTGGGCATAGCGCTGACCTACCTGATAAACAGGGATGACGAGAGGGTCAGAACAGCCGGAACCACTCTCCTCAGGGCGTTTGATGGACTCGCCGAGGCCATGTACCTCATCGTCGCGGGTGTAATGCAGTACGCTCCCATAGGTGTCTTCGCCCTTATAGCCTACGTCATGGCTGAGCAAGGAACCAAGGTCGTTGGCCCGCTGGCAAAGGTCGTGGTTGCGGTTTACATCGGCCTCATCCTCCAGATAGTCCTCGTCTACTTCGTCCTGCTCAAAGTGTTCGGCATCGACCCGCTCAAGTTCCTAAAGAAGGCCAAGGATGCGATGCTCACCGCTTTCGTCACAAGGAGTTCAAGCGGAGCCCTGCCCGTTACGATGCGCGTTGCGGAAGAGATGGGTATTGACAGGGGAATCTTCTCCTTCACCCTGCCGCTCGGTGCGACGATAAACATGGACGGAACGGCACTCTACCAGGGTGTCACAGTCCTCTTTGTGGCAAACGCCATAGGCTACCCGCTCACGCTCGGCCAGCAGCTTACGGTTGTCCTCACAGCGGTTCTCGCTTCAATAGGGACCGCCGGCGTCCCCGGTGCCGGAGCCATAATGCTCGCGATGGTTCTCCAGAGCGTCGGTCTCGACCTCACCGCGGGAAGTCCGGTGGCTCTAGCGTATGCCATGATACTCGGAATCGACGCCATCCTCGACATGGGCAGGACCATGGTCAACGTCACTGGCGACCTGACCGGAACGACGATAGTTGCAAAGACCGAGGGCGAACTCGACGAGTCCGCGTGGAAGGACTGA
- a CDS encoding biotin--[acetyl-CoA-carboxylase] ligase: protein MDIKWKIIHLNEVDSTNEYAKRIAADSPEGTVVVAKRQTAGKGRKGRSWASPEGGLWLSVVFKPPRLDPRFVFVGALAVVDTLVDFGIASGIKWPNDVWAGERKIAGILTEGKGNEYTIMGIGINVNNPIPEELRESATSMFQLLGREVPLEKVLERLLFHLSGWYRVFLERPDLLMAKVREKTFILGRTVRVIRDGRELIGRAMDVLDDGSLLLDAAGQLKRILYGDVSLRLV from the coding sequence ATGGATATCAAATGGAAAATCATCCATCTCAATGAGGTTGACTCGACCAACGAGTACGCCAAGCGCATCGCGGCAGATTCTCCCGAGGGAACCGTGGTCGTTGCGAAGCGCCAGACCGCTGGAAAAGGAAGGAAAGGGCGCTCCTGGGCCTCTCCAGAGGGTGGCCTCTGGCTCAGCGTCGTTTTCAAGCCCCCCCGGCTCGACCCGAGGTTTGTCTTCGTCGGCGCCCTGGCGGTCGTCGACACGCTGGTCGACTTTGGAATCGCCTCAGGGATCAAGTGGCCCAACGACGTCTGGGCGGGCGAGAGGAAAATAGCTGGCATTCTGACGGAGGGAAAGGGAAACGAGTACACCATCATGGGGATAGGCATTAACGTGAACAATCCCATTCCGGAGGAACTGAGGGAAAGCGCTACCTCGATGTTCCAGCTTTTGGGGAGGGAGGTTCCGCTGGAGAAAGTCCTTGAGAGACTCCTCTTCCACCTCAGCGGCTGGTACAGGGTTTTCTTGGAGAGGCCGGACTTACTGATGGCCAAGGTGCGTGAGAAAACCTTCATCCTCGGCAGAACCGTCAGGGTTATTCGGGATGGGAGAGAGCTTATCGGGCGGGCAATGGACGTTCTTGATGATGGCTCATTACTGCTGGATGCTGCCGGACAGCTAAAGAGAATCCTGTACGGCGATGTTTCGTTAAGGTTAGTTTAA